One genomic region from Saprospiraceae bacterium encodes:
- a CDS encoding pyruvate dehydrogenase complex E1 component subunit beta, with the protein MSRIITLRDALREAMVEEMRRDPNVFLMGEEVAEYNGAYKVSKGMLEEFGPQRVIDTPISELGFTAIGVGAAMNGLRPIIEFMTWNFAILAFDQIVNNAAKTLSQSAGQFACPIVFRGPSGSAGQLAQQHSQTFESWMANVPGLKVISCVDPADMKGLLKSAIRDNDPVCFMESEILYGLKGDVPEGEYLVPIGSAAIRREGKDVTIVSYNKMVEVAKKAAEELAKEGIEAEIIDLRTIRPLDYKTIVESVKKTNRLVVVDEAWPFAGISAEVTYEIQKHAFDYLDAPVIRVNSADTSLPYAPTLVDAWLPNPAKVIKAVKEVMYVAN; encoded by the coding sequence ATGAGCAGGATTATCACTTTAAGAGATGCATTGCGCGAAGCCATGGTAGAAGAAATGAGGAGAGATCCAAATGTCTTTTTGATGGGAGAAGAGGTCGCAGAATACAACGGGGCTTACAAAGTAAGTAAAGGCATGTTGGAAGAATTTGGCCCTCAAAGAGTTATAGATACACCGATTTCTGAGCTCGGTTTTACTGCTATTGGAGTAGGCGCTGCCATGAATGGATTGCGACCCATCATAGAGTTCATGACCTGGAATTTTGCCATCCTGGCTTTTGATCAAATAGTCAACAATGCAGCTAAGACCCTGAGTCAATCTGCTGGTCAGTTTGCCTGCCCTATAGTATTTAGGGGACCTAGTGGGTCAGCAGGGCAGCTGGCGCAACAACATTCTCAGACATTCGAATCCTGGATGGCCAATGTACCTGGCCTCAAGGTGATCTCCTGCGTGGATCCTGCTGATATGAAAGGATTGTTAAAGTCAGCTATCAGGGACAATGATCCGGTGTGTTTTATGGAATCTGAGATACTGTATGGGTTAAAAGGTGATGTGCCTGAAGGAGAATACCTGGTGCCTATTGGATCAGCAGCTATCCGCAGAGAAGGCAAGGATGTAACCATTGTATCCTATAATAAAATGGTCGAAGTAGCCAAAAAAGCAGCAGAAGAACTGGCCAAAGAAGGGATAGAGGCAGAAATCATAGACCTGCGAACCATCAGGCCACTAGATTATAAAACCATAGTCGAATCTGTCAAAAAAACCAATAGGCTGGTAGTTGTAGACGAGGCCTGGCCTTTTGCCGGTATCAGCGCTGAGGTGACTTATGAAATCCAAAAACATGCTTTTGACTACCTGGATGCGCCTGTGATTCGAGTCAACTCTGCAGATACTTCACTGCCTTATGCTCCTACCCTGGTAGATGCCTGGCTACCCAATCCTGCTAAAGTCATCAAAGCAGTCAAAGAAGTGATGTATGTCGCTAATTAA